From a region of the Phaseolus vulgaris cultivar G19833 chromosome 6, P. vulgaris v2.0, whole genome shotgun sequence genome:
- the LOC137831509 gene encoding ubiquitin-activating enzyme E1 1-like, producing the protein MKELNDGKPRKIKNARAYSFTLEEDTTNYGMYEKGGIVTQVKQSKVLNFKSLREALSDPGDFLLSDFSKFDRPPLLHLAFQGLDRFISELGRLPVAGSEEDAQKLISVVTEINDNTSDGKLEDINPKLLRNFAFGARAVLNPMAAMFGGIVGQEVVKACSGKFHPLFQFFYFDSVESLPSEPVDPDDFRPVNGRYDAQISVFGRKLQKKLEDSKVFVVGSGALGCEFLKNLALMGVSCGSQGKLTVTDDDVIEKSNLSRQFLFRDWNIGQAKSTVAASAAASINPSFNIEALQNRVGTETENVFNDTFWENLNVVINALDNVNARLYVDQRCLYFQKPLLESGTLGAKCNTQMVIPHLTENYGASRDPPEKQAPMCTVHSFPHNIDHCLTWARSEFEGLLEKTPAEVNAYLSNPGEYTSSMRNAGDAQARDNLERVLECLDTDKCETFEDCISWARLKFEDYFANRLKQLIYTFPEDAATSTGAPFWSAPKRFPHPLQFSSSDLGHLNFVLATSILRAETFGIPIPDWVKNTRKVAEAVDRLIVPDFEPKKGVKIVTDEKATSLATASIDDAAVINDLIVELERCRANLPSGFRMKPIQFEKDDDTNYHMDVIAGLANMRARNYSIPEVDKLKAKFIAGRIIPAIATSTAMATGLVCLELYKVLDGGHKVEDYRNTFANLALPLFSIAEPVPPKIIKHQDMNWTVWDRWIVGDNPTLRELLEWLKAKGLNAYSISCGSCLLYNSMFPKHKERMDKKVADLGRDVAKLDIPSYRRHLDVVVACEDDDDNDIDIPQISIYFR; encoded by the exons ATGAAAGAATTGAATGATGGAAAGCCTAGAAAGATTAAAAATGCTAGAGCATATTCGTTTACTCTTGAAGAAGACACTACAAATTATGGTATGTATGAGAAAGGTGGTATTGTTACACAGGTCAAACAATCAAAGGTATTGAACTTTAAGTCACTGAGGGAAGCACTCAGTGATCCTGGTGATTTTCTTCTGAGTGATTTTTCTAAGTTTGACCGCCCACCTCTCCTTCACTTAGCATTCCAGGGTTTGGATAGATTCATTTCTGAGCTAGGTCGCTTACCTGTGGCTGGTTCGGAGGAAGATGCACAGAAGCTTATATCTGTTGTCACTGAAATTAATGACAACACTAGTGATGGGAAATTAGAAGACATTaatccaaaacttttgagaaaCTTTGCCTTTGGTGCCAGGGCAGTGTTGAATCCAATGGCTGCTATGTTTGGTGGAATTGTTGGACAGGAGGTTGTCAAAGCGTGCTCTGGGAAATTTCATCCACTTTTTCAG TTCTTCTACTTTGACTCTGTGGAATCACTCCCTTCAGAACCAGTAGACCCAGATGATTTCAGACCAGTTAATGGTCGTTATGATGCACAGATTTCAGTATTTGGACGGAAATTACAGAAAAAATTAGAGGATTCTAAAGTGTTTGTAGTTGGATCTGGTGCTTTGGGatgtgaatttttaaaaaatcttgcTCTCATGGGAGTTTCTTGTGGAAGTCAGGGTAAGCTCACCGTTACTGATGATGATGTGATAGAGAAGAGTAACCTAAGCAGGCAGTTTCTTTTCCGTGATTGGAATATTGGTCAGGCAAAGTCCACAGTTGCTGCTTCAGCTGCTGCATCCATAAATCCTAGTTTTAATATTGAAGCTCTACAAAATCGGGTTGGCACAGAAACTGAAAATGTGTTCAACGACACCTTCTGGGAAAATCTGAATGTTGTTATAAATGCCCTAGACAATGTTAATGCAAGGTTATATGTTGATCAGAGATGCTTGTATTTCCAAAAGCCTCTTCTTGAGTCTGGAACTCTTGGAGCCAAATGCAATACTCAGATGGTTATTCCTCACCTGACAGAAAACTATGGTGCATCAAGAGATCCTCCTGAGAAACAGGCTCCAATGTGCACTGTACACTCATTTCCACACAACATTGACCACTGCTTGACATGGGCTCGATCTGAATTTGAGGGTCTGCTTGAGAAAACTCCAGCTGAAGTAAATGCATATTTGTCTAACCCAGGTGAATATACCAGTTCAATGAGAAATGCTGGTGATGCTCAAGCAAGGGATAACTTGGAGCGTGTTCTTGAGTGCCTGGACACGGACAAGTGTGAAACTTTTGAAGATTGTATCAGTTGGGCTCGGCTGAA GTTTGAGGATTATTTTGCCAACCGGTTGAAGCAGTTGATCTATACTTTTCCTGAAGATGCTGCAACTAGTACTGGAGCTCCTTTCTGGTCCGCACCAAAAAGATTCCCTCATCCACTGCAGTTCTCATCCTCTGATTTGGGTCATCTAAATTTTGTGTTGGCAACTTCAATTTTACGTGCAGAAACATTTGGTATCCCAATCCCTGATTGGGTTAAGAACACTAGGAAGGTGGCCGAAGCTGTGGATAGGTTGATAGTACCTGACTTTGAGCCCAAGAAAGGTGTGAAAATAGTGACAGATGAGAAGGCTACCAGTCTTGCGACAGCTTCTATAGATGATGCAGCAGTTATTAATGATCTGATAGTTGAGTTAGAGAGGTGCCGGGCTAATCTGCCATCAGGGTTCAGGATGAAACCAATTCAGTTTGAGAAG GATGATGATACAAACTACCATATGGACGTGATTGCTGGGCTTGCCAACATGAGGGCTCGGAATTACAGCATTCCTGAAGTCGACAAGCTCAAAGCCAAGTTTATTGCTGGACGGATCATTCCTGCAATTGCAACCTCGACCGCTATGGCCACTGGTCTTGTCTGCCTGGAGCTTTACAAAGTTTTGGATGGAGGGCACAAAGTTGAAGACTACAGAAACACATTTGCTAACTTAGCGCTGCCTCTGTTTTCAATTGCTGAACCAGTTCCACCGAAGATTATAAAACATCAAGATATGAATTGGACAGTTTGGGATAGATGGATCGTTGGAGATAATCCTACCCTGAGAGAACTTCTTGAATGGCTGAAGGCAAAGGGTTTGAATGCTTATAGTATTTCCTGTGGAAGTTGCCTGCTCTATAATAGCATGTTCCCTAAGCATAAAGAGCGAATGGACAAAAAGGTAGCAGATCTCGGAAGGGATGTAGCCAAGTTGGACATTCCCTCATACCGTCGTCATTTGGACGTTGTTGTCGCAtgtgaggatgatgatgataatgacaTTGACATCCCTCAAATATCCATTTATTTCCGTTAG
- the LOC137833489 gene encoding ubiquitin-activating enzyme E1 2-like produces MGNYVDVAFDYNLMESVLLLLSAKNLVLAGVKSVTLHDEGNVELWDLSSNFVFSENDVGKNRATSSVSKLQELNNAVIVQSLTTHLTKEQLSNFQAVVFTDISLEKACEFNDYCRSHQPPIAFIKTEVRGLFGSVFCDFGPEFTVVDVDGEEPHSGRRSCCIL; encoded by the exons ATGGGCAATTACGTTGATGTTGCCTTTGATTATAACCTAATGGAATCAGTACT TTTACTGCTTTCAGCGAAGAATCTCGTTCTTGCTGGTGTCAAATCTGTGACCTTGCATGATGAGGGGAATGTGGAGCTGTGGGATCTATCCAGTAACTTTGTATTTTCAGAGAATGATGTTGGTAAAAACAGGGCAACATCTTCTGTTAGCAAGCTACAGGAGCTCAACAATGCTGTGATTGTCCAAAGCTTGACTACTCATCTGACAAAAGAGCAACTTTCTAATTTTCAA GCTGTTGTTTTTACTGATATCAGTCTTGAGAAGGCCTGTGAGTTCAATGATTATTGCCGCAGTCATCAGCCTCCTATTGCCTTTATTAAAACTGAAGTTAGAGGCCTTTTTGGTTCCGTGTTCTGTGATTTTGGGCCTGAGTTTACTGTTGTTGATGTTGATGGAGAAGAACCCCACAGTG GACGGAGATCTTGTTGTATTCTCTGA
- the LOC137831510 gene encoding LRR repeats and ubiquitin-like domain-containing protein At2g30105, producing MNSNEIEDESIRWEGLTTLKYITVLSLKHNNLTTLPSALGSLTSLKELYVSNNKLGGFPDEIGHLTKLEVLQANNNRISVISDSIGNCHSLVEVDFSSNLLSELPETFSCLNNLKVLYLSNNAMKSLPSKLFKTCFQLSTLDLHNTEITIDFLRQFEGWDNFDERRRSKHQKQIDFRVGVSRDFDEGADKN from the exons ATGAATTCAAACGAGATAGAGGATGAATCAATTAGGTGGGAAGGACTAACAACTCTGAAGTACATAACTGTATTATCATTGAAGCATAACAA TTTAACTACTTTGCCGTCTGCTCTTGGATCTCTTACCTCTTTGAAGGAGCTGTATGTTTCCAACAATAAATTGGGTGGCTTTCCTGATGAAATAGGGCATCTGACAAAATTAGAAGTTTTGCAAGCCAACAACAATAg GATAAGTGTAATCAGTGACTCTATTGGGAACTGCCATTCTCTTGTTGAG GTTGATTTCTCATCAAATCTTCTGTCAGAATTGCCAGAGACATTTAGTTGTTTGAACAATTTGAAG GTATTGTATCTTAGTAACAATGCAATGAAATCTCTTCCATCTAAACTATTCAAGACCTGTTTTCAACTCTCCACACTGGATCTCCACAATACAGAAATAACAATTGATTTCCTGCGCCAG TTTGAAGGGTGGGACAATTTTGACGAGCGCCGGCGCTCAAAGCATCAAAAACAAATTGATTTCCGGGTTGGAGTCTCTAGAGATTTTGATGAAGGTGCTGATAAgaactaa